ATCGATTGCTTTTGTGGTGGAATAATTTGgatgatttaaaatcgattactAATCAGGAGGCAATTTCAACCGTAGAAGGATgcagttaaattaatttttttttgtaataaaatttgaaaataaagttaatatttcAATCATTGTGTGTTTTATCTTTGTATATAGATATACATACATTGTTATTCAACCGAAAATAGTTAGTGGTCGTCATGCCTAGATGAGTGatacataatataaaataacccAAAACTCTTGCGAATGAATTGTGTTCTTGCTATTATAACTAGAAGTAACATCTAAAGTGCTAGCAAAACTATTTCCAATTTTGCTAACAACTCTATTGAATGTGATTAAGTCATAAAATGACAGAGACGAAATCAAATACACAGAAATATGTTGGGACATATCCAACGTGTTGAATATTTATCAAGCAACTTTACATGTATATACAAGTTTGTCCAATGCTGGACATAAGCCTccaaaagctaaaaatatctaatacacaaaaatgaattataaaatgttaaattactGTCAAAATGGCGACTTCGAAAAACgttaattatcaaaaactaaaattgatttttttactaaatctatcttaataaaataatgaaacaaCATGTAAAAACCATCTAAGTATATTgtatatcaataaataaaaaagttttattttaacaaatttaatcgaaaatatcccgtattttaattcaaacttGTCAATCGAAACGTTAACCTAACCtatttttgtcaaaaacataacctaaaaaaaattattttctgataaatcaaaaacaagaTGAAATTAACTCAAATTTTGTATCGTCAGCACCTTGGGAGGCATATTAAAAGGCATTGGAGAATTCAAGGTGTGAAAAAACCGCATGATTTGGGTACAAGGGCTGTTCTAGAAGCGCAAGGTATAAATGTTGTAGAACCggaagatattttaaaagaaaaacggcAATATGAAAAGTAATGTTTTCACCCAAGTTTTCTTTCtttacatatatatttttattataggaTTGAAGTAATTGGATTTATACCAAAACCATTACCTTTGGATGAGACACATCCGAATTGGCACGAAAGAATTTGTTACACctacaacaataataatgttCTTTTGGAGGGTTTAAATCAAGCTAAAATCTTAACAAATACTGTTGAGGTTAAATCGGGTTTACCAGataatttggttttaaaagatgttgaaagaaattttaatagtaAAATGAGAGAGATTATTAGATATTCTCATATTTTTGATGcagaacaacaaaaattgcctaaagtTAAAGATCCTTTAAGACCAGCTTTTAATTTTCCAAGAGTTTATGGAATAACTGAACAaagagttaaaaaattattaatttcgaagattttaaatttaattgaagtCAATTCTGATTATGAAATAACAAGAACTAGATcgatatttaatgatttaacattttcatatcCTTTTGTTAAGAAggataaattaattcaatttgaaCTTAAAGCAGATACTTTATTGACTAGTTCAAAACCTTTAAAACCAATTTATGAAGgagatttaaataatttaaagttacCTGATATTTATCCTTCAAATGAAGTTATTTCTTTGAATAAAGAGCATATTTATGAGATCAAAAATGTGTATCGTAagaaatttttggttttaaatagtggtttagtattaataataatttttagcacttgatgttacaaaaatatcaaattctcACCCTCAcactttatttattcattatgaTACAACAGaagtttcgaatttatttgaaGAACAAGTTTTGGAGACTCAAATTTTTGggagaaatttattaaaagcttTTACAATTGGAGCTTCTTATGGTAAAAGACTTTATGGGGtgtgtaaatatttttaattgatagaAAAGTtagaattgaaattaattcattgatttaggaaaaaattaaGGATTTATCCAAACCTATTGTACTTCAATGTATCCAAACGAATGGTAAATGGTTTAATTTTGggattttacaaataaatacgTTGGATTTGTTAAGTGATAAAGTAAGAAATGTTTGGTTTCAAAGTGAGAATATTgagttatttaataattgtgGATATGTGGATGGAAAACCGACTTTGGAAGGGTATAATAGTGAGGtaattaaacatattttggGGTTCTACAATAATATgtaatttaaacttatttgtatttaattagtataaataaaaatttaataagaaaatataacgattttgttaaatattttttgatttttgttaaaatctcCAGATATGTTCCatcaaaaccaaaaaaacttaaaaagatATTTCATTGTgacctcaaaaaaaatttcttaacacTGTTAATTTAATCCACACACATATTAACCTACCAGCTTAactaatgttattattattactatttataattaatttaattacacaTCTtacgtattaaaaaaaaaattaatagaaatatttttcttatggcgattaaaattttgattttgaattctAACATTTCTGCTAATAAACGAGAATGccaaaaaacaaatatttctagtaaaacaacaaatttaaacatttatacaAACATCAAAagcaaaaaacatttttttttgctttcttttttcttctaaaaggCGAGTTATACAATCGCtgtaaaaatgtacaaaacaACTACGGATTGTTTTCAGGGGTCTATTTCACGAAAGTCACATAATATTCAAGTATAACTTTATGTTCtatattaatttgtaatttcatttaacacattttgaataaaaacctAAATTAATGCGTTCTTGGACGCGATTTAGATGTAATTGAAATCATTCAACTGtcaaaaaaaacaagaattatgatttaaaatttacttaaaattgttGCATGCTATAAAACGGCTTATGTCTTATATTAGAAGTATAAAGGTTTCGTTTAAAATCGTTACTATAAGATGTGCCTTTcgtgaaaatgttattaaaaaccCACGAGATTAAAATGGgatttcaatttcaataaatcaatttttgtatgtGTGTGTTAATCATGTGTTTAAAATCTGTCGactaaatataaatatcaCATCAAAATAGTAATGTAAGAAATCACAGGGAGCTTGGCACACcaaactaattgtaagttcATTTTATTACGAACATGCTTACCAAcctacaattttttgtttttcaaaatttctgtCACACCGAAGCTCTTTTTATAGTAGACCCAGAAGATAATATCGTTTGGGATGGTTGATAACTCGTATCTAGTAATAATTCTTGATTTTCGCTATGCGTTAATCCCAAACAATTACAAGAACACACTGACATTTGGTCGATTTCCGTTAACTCGCCTGTGTGATGTCCCGCTAATAATTTTCCATTAACGGCCATTACTTCACCGTCTAAAGTTAAAACGTTATTTGATGATGATTGCATACATTCATTATCATCTCTTCTTATATCTTCAGCATTCCTAgagaaaaaatgattattaagcTTTTTATTCTTATCATAAATGAACTTACATCGTCATAAATCTTAAAACCAACAAGTTAATACTTGCTGCAACAACTGCCAAAccaaataatataaaaactaaaCTAAGAGCGACATATCCAGGTTTATTTTGTAAGGCGTTATCGTTCtggaattaaaataaattttaaaaaaacgttaagATAACATTAAGATTTACTTGTAGCGCAACATAATCTCCAAAACCAATTGTGGTTAAAGTAACGAAacagtaataaaaactatcaaAATAAGTCCATCCTTCATATCTTGAAAAAACGGCCGCTCCTGTTGTTATAATAATTGTCGATAAAGTCGCTGTGGCGCacattaaattcatttctgTTGCCTCTATTCGTTGacaattaaagtattttttaaattgtcttATTACAACCGAAGCAAATTTGTTTAAACGTTCACCAATACTTTGAAACATTACCAAACCTAAAGGAATGCCAAcctaaaaattacaaaagttaTCAATACAGTAAAGCTTtagatatatattttaatacataTGTATAAATGTTAGCGGTTatagatagaatccaactTGGGTTATTCCCCAAGTTAAGGATGGAAGCAGGCAGAAGGGCGATAAAGTACGAGGATGGGCTGGAACAGAGGAGCGACTTTAAGATTTTGAGACAATGTTGGAAGGAGATTAATGCTGGCGTGGAGATGTAGGGAACATTACACTAGAGTAGGGTACTCAACAGAGGAAGtacaaagaagaagaagggaAGGGTCAATATTGTGGAAGGAACTGGAGAGTAGAGATAGAGACGTGGAAAAGCAGGAACGACGTACTCAGGTGGAAGAGGGGAGATACAACAACAAGTATAAGACATTAATAACGGAGGAAATTTGATGGAGAAGAGTAGAGGGAAGGCAAAAAGTATGATTGCACGATTTAGGTGCGGGAATGAAGAAAGAGCGAATAAATATTGGATGGAGGATGAGAAGAGCATATGCTGAGATGTAACGAGTTAACAGAGGGAGGCATGGAGTGAGACCGCGTGCTGGGTGGAAAGAGaataattgtaattattattcaatgctagattattgtatgtatatttctattaaactaaaactagaattaacactagacctacaactagaaacattcgggtttagccgtcttgagagacgtgcggctaaatccgaatgtttctagttctagatctagtgttagttctaatgctagttctagtattagttaaaaactagaactaacacaatttttcatataacgaACTTTTGGTtataacggacactccctTCCTCATATTAATCCGTGATGTCGAAGTTTTGTTGTAATTGAATTTTAACACGTTGGCTGCCATGAGGATCACTGGTGTTCCTCACAAAAATTTCACTAATATGCCGCGAGGATCAGAGTGGATCCTCAAGTCGAAACCAGTTTTGAAGTTCGTTGCTGAgtattttcttcactttctgTTATTTATAACGACCAAGTGCTGAttgataattacaatttatttataatgttaCATATTTCATCATGGATTCCAAATCTGGGCCCAGTGGTGTAACTAGACGTAGGcctataaaaaatttgaaagaacATGAACTTGCAGCCGCACTTGAGAGTGATGATGATTCTGAAGGAAGCTTATTCTCATCATCCTGCTCGGAATTTGTGGATCCTGAAACGTCAATTCAAGAGGAAGCTGAGCAAGAGGAAACAGAAAAATGGCAAGAGATACGTGTGGACAAATTACCACTTCATATACAGTTTTTAGGCTCAGAATCATACAAAATTGATGACAAGGATACACAAAATCAAGAAAGTGTAACTACCATACAGATATACcggaagttttttttatttttatttatttacttatttttttgaatgaaatgtaaaaatttaggTGAAATGTGGAAGTTTTTTGCTGCCCTTCTTTATATGGGATTTGTAAAGTATCCTTAAATAGCTGATTCAATAATCagcattttatacaaaaattgtatcatTCCAAAAGTAATGAGCAGAAATAGATTTCAACTATTGCTGAGATTCGTTCATTTTGCTGATAATTGGACGACTAACAAAAAGGATAAGGTTATACAAAGATAGAAATCTAATTGACATGATGAAGGAACGATTCAATGTCGAATATGTGCCATGAAGAAATGATAGCTGTTGATGAAACAATGATTCCTTTTCGTGGCCGATTATTATTTAGAGAGTTCATTCCCAACAAAAACCACAAGTATGGAGTGAAAATGTTCAAGTTGTGCAATCCAACTGGTTATACATTGAACATGTCACTGTACTCTGGACAAACAGTGACTGGACTGCAGTCTGCTGGACTTGCTGAAAGAGTAGTTATGGAACTTGCAGAGCAATATTTATCTGAAGGAAGGCTTATAGTAGTTATCCACTACTATATATACTTTTATATATCAGTGCCATTGGCAATTTCAGTTTTACAGAGAGATACCCATTTGTTAGGTATCCTAAGGAAGAACAGAAAGTACTTAACAAAGGATATCATgacaaaaaaactaaaagaagaATAAGTGGTTTCAAACGCCATGTTTACTTTCTAAGCACAAAACATACTTTGGAAAAGATGACAACTGGACGAAAAAACAGGTTGGGAGAGGAACTTTGTAAGCTAGTTGCTGTTTTAGAATACAAAAAATGCAAGCAAGGGATAGACCTTTCAGACCAAATGTTAAGTTATTTTACGCCCTTGAGAAAAACCATCAGATGGTACCACAAAGTAGCTTTTGAGGTTCTATTGAATACTGCTGTAGTCAATGCGCTTTTCATTTACAATCATTTTCACAAAAGGGAAATTCATATTGCCTCATTCAGGGAGATGCTTGTGCTTGAGTAGGTATTGAAAAGAATGACGTTACACCAAAACGTTCAGATTCCCTGTAGTACAGCTTAGTGCAAAGTGAAGAAAAGGATAACAACAATCggcaaaaaagaagaagatgtACAAATTGTTACGCAGAAGCTGcaaaagttagaaaaaattagTTCCCACAAGATATCATGTTTGTGACAAGTATATGTATCTTCCATGTTTTACAAAACTTCATTGAAAATGCAAagataataaagataatttttgtaattcaagATCTCATTGCACTTGAGTAATCCTGGTGATCCTCATGGCACTAAAGTAAAACAGTTGTTACTGCAGTGCCATGAAgatcacattttttttgctttctaCCCTCATATATACCATTTACATGTAAAAAAGATgtcgtttttcaaaaaagaaactctAGTGTACCATTTTTTTACAGTGGGAATTACTTAATTGGTTGTATGGTGGCAGCCAACGTGTTAAAAAGCtttattatacatattatTCATTACAGTAATTATTTTCCAATTAGAAAACCGTATCATTTCCATCCAATTTAAGTGAAAATGTAGATTTATCATTTAGTTCACTTTCCCTTTTCTTAATTTAAGTTCACTTACCATAGCATATCCCATACAAAACGCTTTTCCCCCAGCTGTAACTGGCGTTGAATGACCGTAACCTATCATTGCTAAAACAACGGTCGCAAAATAAAACGATCCAGCAAATTTCCATTGTGGTCCAGCTTTATGTGGTTTATATTCGGTTATTACAAGTTCCATCATTTTGTAGTCATCGTCTGATatgttgtattttttctttaaagcCCCGCTAATATctatacataatttttaattttttttttgaaagattttttaaaaatttaaatacctTTTAGCATTCCATCACGGATTAATTCCTCTTTAGATTCCAATGCATCAAAAACGGCCGCACCCActaataaataagtaaaagtAGTAATAACCAACGATAAAGTTCTAACATTTTGTCGcttcatctttttttttgttgtctcTTATCGATCGTTAAGTTTTCATATTCTAGCTTCAACTTGTACCAAATTTGTGAAGCTAcgactatattttttttattttggtggAAGAGAAATGGGGGGAAAAATTAGATTAGAAACGGATCGATATCAACCAGGTGCCACCCGTTCGGTGCTCTCGTTATTGCCAACTTACTTTCTCTTTCTGCATCTCATCATTATCGACAAGGCCCTGTATAACAATGCACCCACATAAACTATCATTAGaaacgtaaataattgaaaaaatcgaaaatgtaGGTTACTCGTTGGTGAATTAGGAAGCTGTCTTAAATGGAGATCCCTTTGACGGGAATCCATGGGAGAAACAACTTTGTGACCTTTCATCCAGGGTTGATAGATTTTAACTGAGAGAAATGTTATGTAAGTTAACGCTTGCgcaaaaaatacttaaatttaaagaattaaaacaaattttgggGGGAAATACACTTAGAAATACATCAATCATGATCATTGATAAAACAGTAAGAAAAGATATGCCCAAGAACATtgttttataatcaaataaatcTTTGATTTGGCAAATTACAAATCCTGTAAATTCTGTAATTCTTATGATATTTGTAAACTAATATTCAATTAATGCTAAAGGAAACTACCCCAGCAAGGAAATTTCACAGTAACTATATCAAGTTAATCTTTCTTGCATAAACCGATCTAGAAGTATTACTCTGAAACAATAATCAGCCATTATACTGATAAAAACATTGTTCTTACATTTTCTCTTCAATCATTTAAAtggtttttctaaaaatctagGTGATTTATACTTTATATGCAAAGATTTTTCAGTATTTATCATGCAATTGgtgaattttaaatcatttgttaattttttgatctaaggaccataaaaaatattgctttttctcttttcagtattcaattttgcaaaaagtttTGTAATATACTGGAATCATTTCCCATCTTTGTCTGAGCTTTAACATACTGTTTCCCTAGCGCTGATTTAATGTAGATTGTATACTTAAGATTATCACAAATGTCAATCTTTCTTAGTCCAGTGTTCTGATTTAGCTCTGCTGTCGCATAAGCCTTTAAAGTTAAAcctaattttgtttttccacgATATATAAGTTTCTGaagaatgtttaaaaaacCTTCCAGGATGTTCCTCATTTGGCTCATGTATCACAAAATGGTTACCCAACCTTTTTGCCAATTCCAGTCTTTCTCTTATTACATCTGTGTTTAGAACAGAATCGTTTTCTTGATTATCACTGGGTTCTATGGGGCAAGGAATTTCAAGAGCAACCTCTAGTATTCTATTTTCGTTTAAAACTTTGTCGGCAAACAATTCAGCTCCATCAATTGCGTGTGCCATTGTAATGGTGTGGGTCCAAACATGTTGGTGAAGATCTGGCCAAGTCATCTAGATCATTGAGCGTTGATTGAGCAATCTAGGTTCATAAAGGCAATAAAAGTCACTATTCTCTCTGTCTTATAAATGTTCTGCAGACGTTAGATTGGATGTAGTGGGTTAAGACTGGTACTGACTCATCACCAATCAGAACGGATCTAATAATAGTATCATTCTGTGAGATAAATTCATTTAGATCGATTTTCACAGTTTATTTCTCAACACAAAACTTCCTGAGTTGGTCTTTTATACTTAAACAGATTTTATCAAGTCAAATGTTTTACAAAGTCAAAAACATTAAAGCGACTTATTTATACAGCCCTTTCTTGATGAAAAAGCGTTAAAACAAATTGACActaattaactaaattaagtattcttttaaaaaaatcaattgtaacaattttaaaataaaaaagtttctatttttgcGAAAGTCCAATATTTTCACcaaactaataaattta
This genomic stretch from Onthophagus taurus isolate NC chromosome 7, IU_Otau_3.0, whole genome shotgun sequence harbors:
- the LOC111420906 gene encoding large ribosomal subunit protein mL37, giving the protein MKLTQILYRQHLGRHIKRHWRIQGVKKPHDLGTRAVLEAQGINVVEPEDILKEKRQYEKIEVIGFIPKPLPLDETHPNWHERICYTYNNNNVLLEGLNQAKILTNTVEVKSGLPDNLVLKDVERNFNSKMREIIRYSHIFDAEQQKLPKVKDPLRPAFNFPRVYGITEQRVKKLLISKILNLIEVNSDYEITRTRSIFNDLTFSYPFVKKDKLIQFELKADTLLTSSKPLKPIYEGDLNNLKLPDIYPSNEVISLNKEHIYEIKNVYPLDVTKISNSHPHTLFIHYDTTEVSNLFEEQVLETQIFGRNLLKAFTIGASYGKRLYGEKIKDLSKPIVLQCIQTNGKWFNFGILQINTLDLLSDKVRNVWFQSENIELFNNCGYVDGKPTLEGYNSEVIKHILGFYNNM
- the LOC111420943 gene encoding two pore potassium channel protein sup-9 yields the protein MKRQNVRTLSLVITTFTYLLVGAAVFDALESKEELIRDGMLKDISGALKKKYNISDDDYKMMELVITEYKPHKAGPQWKFAGSFYFATVVLAMIGYGHSTPVTAGGKAFCMGYAMVGIPLGLVMFQSIGERLNKFASVVIRQFKKYFNCQRIEATEMNLMCATATLSTIIITTGAAVFSRYEGWTYFDSFYYCFVTLTTIGFGDYVALQNDNALQNKPGYVALSLVFILFGLAVVAASINLLVLRFMTMNAEDIRRDDNECMQSSSNNVLTLDGEVMAVNGKLLAGHHTGELTEIDQMSVCSCNCLGLTHSENQELLLDTSYQPSQTILSSGSTIKRASV